A window of Rhododendron vialii isolate Sample 1 chromosome 11a, ASM3025357v1 genomic DNA:
AGAGATACACAGAGCATCTCGAGAATTCCACTGTCTATTGAAGCCCTTAGAGGGTGAAATTGAGTGAGTGAAAACTGAAGTATGGCTTCTTGCTGTGAGCACCCATTCTGATACCTTGAGACTTCATCTGGCACAATGAGGCCACTGAGTCTTTCATTCCTTCAGGTCCACACACAAAGACTCCAACATCGGAACCGCCTGTTTCGTTTGGAAACTGTGCAAATACGTCTGCACAATTCACCGCATGATAAAAAAACCATGTACTTGAATACGAAATGTGGATGATGGGTTGCGAAAAGGTAGAGGAAGAATTCATGCAACAAGGGGTGTACAAAATGGTTACCTTGAAGCTTAGGCCTTCCTCCGAAATGAATTTCATGTTCCTCGAGTGCACGACTTGATTCCAACAAACTTGGTTTGATTTCTTTTACCGGATTTTGAGAGCGTATTTGAAGCTCTTTTTGTAGCTTCCTCCATCTTAGAACAATAGCTACGAAGGTTCCACACATGATAGCTATAGAAAAAGAACAGATTAGCAAAAGGTCAATTACCGAAGTGGGGTACTTTGGTTTGGAGGCCTTTTTAATGGGATGAAAAAAGGCGGCGTTGAAACAACAAAGAACGATGAGAAACACGATTGAAGAAAGCCCAACAATGGCAGCCATCCAGAGTGGTCTCTCGAGTCCAAACGTGGCGTAATTTGAACATTGAGTGTCAAAGTTTACTGTTTCCACTCGAGAAAACTCGTTCAGTAGTTCCCGAATAGTTGCACCAGATTGCTCTTGGGTCACAAACACTTTTAGTTTGAGGTGGAACTGTTCCGATTTCTGGTTTAGCAGTGAAGGCAAAACTGACTCTAAAAGGCATATGTCTTGGGACTTCTTCACTACATAAATGAGTTGTATTTGTGAAGGGATCCTCTTTTTTCCACTGCTTTGGACAAATTCAACTTCTTGCAACATGCTAAGGAATGGTGTTATCCCTATTCCTCCGGCAACCAAGAGTAGGCTGTCGTACctgcaaaataaaaatcatcGTAAAAATCATACAATTTGAGAGTTCCTAACTACAAATatgttgttgttgctgttggAGGTTTTTATGTACCTAAGGAAGTCGAGTGAAGTAGGTCCATAAGGCCCTTCGACTGCAACTGGAATACACTTCATCTGATCAGCTTCTGAGCCTAGCTCAGTTTGTACCATGTTGTACAGAGAACTTGTCCATCCTCCTTCGCATTTGACTATCACAGACATAGTGTTTTCATCTACACTCGAGCTAGACGATACACTAAACGAGTGCCACTGTAATTTAGATATGCTCGGTATTTTCATATATATCACGCTTGTTGGAGCATACTTCAGTCCTGAAATGAATACCCAAAGAAAAAGGTAAATTGAGTTGCTTTCTAGTGTTCTCATTAACCTTTTTTCTGACAACTTAGACCACttgatatttatatttttgggcAAGTGAGAACATGAAAATTTACTTGGGTCTTTGGGAAGAACAAGCTCTATAGCATTGCAAGGGAAGACTCTAGCAGAAAGTATGCACGTTTCTAGTCTTGACTGTATGATTCTGAGTAGCTTATCAAGGGCAAAGAGAAAAATCCCGGGAAATACCATGTAGAAGTGTCTATCTCCACCATGAAACAAGAAGAATACCAAAAAGACTATGTACAGATGGTGTGTGTAGTAGAAGATTTCAAACTGTCTCCTCCTTATTTGTGGAAGTGATGTGATCCAAATGACTAGCCCTGTAACAAGAGTAACCTCACCGGCAAGGTatattctgtttgttttttGCCATCTCCACATCTGTTCCCcaatataaaaagaaataaatcaaCAAAACTGTCACAATACCAATAACTTTCACATTTAAGGGGAAAATTAGAGATGGGATTTGAAATCACCTCATCTTGAATAAGGTTTTTGACACCCCATATGAAGAAGGTGCCTGCCCCATGTAAGGTGGCGAAAAGTATCATTGCAGTTCCAAGCCAAATGTGGTATTTTACTGAAGCTTCAAATTGGATGCCAAGTATCCGAAATATGGCCAAACCCCTCAATATAGGAAGAAGTAGTAGCGCTAGGCATGCTTCTGCTAACAAACCCAACCGCGTTGCCACCCTAAAGATTTTGAACTGCCACCTGAAATACACAAGCAACATCAATAAAGATtggatttttttaattcttttcatATGCATAGTGACGATAATACTGACATGTTCAGTTTCATGTTTTTGACCGGCAACATTTTTCTGTAATCGTTGGAGATGCGAGTATAGAACGTCCATGCCAGGAAGAGGACAAAGAGCGATACTGCAAGAACCTCAACTGCAGATACGATACCAACATAACTGTTGACAATGAGTGGATTTGAGAGAGCTTTTCCAGGACTTCTCGCTTGCCTGTCATTCAAATTCTAGTGGAAGTTATGTAAAATATGCACAAAAACAAAGTTTATTGCAGATAGACAAGTTTTATGTTGATAAGGGTTTTTTTACCTGCTTCTTGGCTCCTTCTGCTTTAATTCCAAGTAAATGAATCCAACTATAGCCAGAAAAATAAGTGGAAAGCTATAGACAGCAAAGTCAAGCCCTGCAGAGCAGTAGTTTTTAGATCAATGTTGAAACCAACACATTCGTTTAACTGTGTAGTTTGTTTGTGTCTCGAATGAATACACCTACTTAGTAATAATAACTCatacaaactaacaaatgcgaattatGCAAACTATATGTCCGAAAAGGGGATTGATTCTTTCAACAGATGTTTGTACCATTGTAGCCAAATACAGTGGTGGTTGCACTTTCTTCAGCTCCTTTCCATTTCTGTGTCCATATTTCCGTGGGCTTAAGAAGCCAAAGTGAAACCCAACCCGAAAATACTAAGATCATCAGCAACTTAAGAACAACAAGAAGGAAGGGGATCGCCA
This region includes:
- the LOC131307408 gene encoding ferric reduction oxidase 8, mitochondrial isoform X1, encoding MAIPFLLVVLKLLMILVFSGWVSLWLLKPTEIWTQKWKGAEESATTTVFGYNGLDFAVYSFPLIFLAIVGFIYLELKQKEPRSRQARSPGKALSNPLIVNSYVGIVSAVEVLAVSLFVLFLAWTFYTRISNDYRKMLPVKNMKLNMWQFKIFRVATRLGLLAEACLALLLLPILRGLAIFRILGIQFEASVKYHIWLGTAMILFATLHGAGTFFIWGVKNLIQDEMWRWQKTNRIYLAGEVTLVTGLVIWITSLPQIRRRQFEIFYYTHHLYIVFLVFFLFHGGDRHFYMVFPGIFLFALDKLLRIIQSRLETCILSARVFPCNAIELVLPKDPRLKYAPTSVIYMKIPSISKLQWHSFSVSSSSSVDENTMSVIVKCEGGWTSSLYNMVQTELGSEADQMKCIPVAVEGPYGPTSLDFLRYDSLLLVAGGIGITPFLSMLQEVEFVQSSGKKRIPSQIQLIYVVKKSQDICLLESVLPSLLNQKSEQFHLKLKVFVTQEQSGATIRELLNEFSRVETVNFDTQCSNYATFGLERPLWMAAIVGLSSIVFLIVLCCFNAAFFHPIKKASKPKYPTSVIDLLLICSFSIAIMCGTFVAIVLRWRKLQKELQIRSQNPVKEIKPSLLESSRALEEHEIHFGGRPKLQDVFAQFPNETGGSDVGVFVCGPEGMKDSVASLCQMKSQGIRMGAHSKKPYFSFHSLNFTL
- the LOC131307408 gene encoding ferric reduction oxidase 8, mitochondrial isoform X2, with product MLPVKNMKLNMWQFKIFRVATRLGLLAEACLALLLLPILRGLAIFRILGIQFEASVKYHIWLGTAMILFATLHGAGTFFIWGVKNLIQDEMWRWQKTNRIYLAGEVTLVTGLVIWITSLPQIRRRQFEIFYYTHHLYIVFLVFFLFHGGDRHFYMVFPGIFLFALDKLLRIIQSRLETCILSARVFPCNAIELVLPKDPRLKYAPTSVIYMKIPSISKLQWHSFSVSSSSSVDENTMSVIVKCEGGWTSSLYNMVQTELGSEADQMKCIPVAVEGPYGPTSLDFLRYDSLLLVAGGIGITPFLSMLQEVEFVQSSGKKRIPSQIQLIYVVKKSQDICLLESVLPSLLNQKSEQFHLKLKVFVTQEQSGATIRELLNEFSRVETVNFDTQCSNYATFGLERPLWMAAIVGLSSIVFLIVLCCFNAAFFHPIKKASKPKYPTSVIDLLLICSFSIAIMCGTFVAIVLRWRKLQKELQIRSQNPVKEIKPSLLESSRALEEHEIHFGGRPKLQDVFAQFPNETGGSDVGVFVCGPEGMKDSVASLCQMKSQGIRMGAHSKKPYFSFHSLNFTL